In a genomic window of Thiolapillus brandeum:
- a CDS encoding DODA-type extradiol aromatic ring-opening family dioxygenase — translation MTDSMPVLFVAHGAPNILLQKDPVITEWQAVASALPRPERILMVSAHWDMPRHRIGGNRERQTIHDFRGFPEPLYEYTYAPPADVEYAEVLAAGLGLEIDHERGLDHGAWVPLLAMYPQADIPVTQLSVSSQLGPAAHLKLGRALAPLREQGVLILASGVVVHNLRRLDWQNPHSEPEPWAALFMGEVDARVRQGAWEDLIEPQRLPGGDLAVPTPEHYLPLLVAGGAAGKGTVLPFAHEWRYRNLSQHSYRFD, via the coding sequence TTGACCGATTCCATGCCGGTTCTGTTCGTTGCCCATGGTGCACCGAATATCCTGCTACAGAAGGATCCCGTCATCACCGAGTGGCAAGCGGTGGCCTCGGCCCTGCCACGTCCGGAGCGCATTCTGATGGTTTCCGCGCACTGGGATATGCCGCGGCACCGGATCGGCGGGAACCGAGAACGGCAAACGATTCACGATTTCCGGGGGTTCCCCGAGCCATTGTATGAATATACCTATGCCCCCCCGGCGGATGTGGAATATGCAGAGGTTCTGGCGGCAGGCTTGGGATTGGAGATCGATCACGAGAGAGGGCTGGATCATGGTGCCTGGGTGCCCCTGTTGGCGATGTACCCGCAGGCGGATATTCCGGTAACCCAGTTGTCGGTGTCCTCGCAGCTGGGCCCTGCCGCCCATCTGAAGCTTGGGAGGGCACTGGCGCCACTGCGGGAGCAGGGCGTGCTGATTCTGGCCAGTGGGGTGGTGGTGCACAATCTGCGCCGTCTCGACTGGCAGAACCCCCACAGCGAGCCGGAGCCATGGGCGGCGCTTTTCATGGGTGAGGTCGATGCGCGGGTAAGGCAAGGAGCATGGGAAGATCTGATCGAACCGCAGCGCCTGCCGGGTGGGGATCTGGCGGTGCCTACCCCGGAGCACTATCTGCCCCTATTGGTGGCGGGTGGTGCGGCCGGGAAAGGAACGGTTCTGCCGTTTGCCCATGAATGGCGTTATCGGAACCTCAGCCAGCACAGCTACCGTTTCGACTGA
- a CDS encoding MmoB/DmpM family protein: MTLHAKYSGQNDPNEALHNNNVGPVVRAGDVAHAVVEAAEIDNPDKEIIVDDKLAYVRVMAEDELILKRETLEECLGRPFRMQDLEVNLSSFAGQIEMDSDRVRFYFKHHI, from the coding sequence ATGACATTACACGCAAAGTATTCGGGCCAGAATGACCCGAATGAAGCATTACATAACAACAATGTTGGCCCGGTGGTTCGTGCGGGGGACGTTGCACATGCGGTGGTCGAGGCGGCGGAGATCGATAATCCGGACAAGGAGATCATCGTCGACGACAAGCTCGCCTATGTTCGGGTGATGGCCGAAGACGAGCTGATCTTGAAGCGGGAAACACTGGAGGAATGCCTGGGTCGTCCCTTCCGCATGCAGGATCTGGAGGTCAACCTCAGTTCATTCGCCGGGCAAATCGAAATGGATTCGGATCGTGTCCGTTTCTATTTCAAGCACCATATCTGA
- the dmpE gene encoding 2-oxopent-4-enoate hydratase — protein MNKQQINAFGDELYQALRGRQVVEPLTDRQPEMTIEDAYHVSLRLLDRRLEDGEQVIGKKIGVTSRAVQNMLNVHQPDFGYLTDRMVYGNGEEIPISEEMIQPRAEGEIAFILKKDLAGPGVTNADVLAATEAVMPCFEIVDSRVRDWKIRIQDTIADNASCGVFVLGDNIVDPRKLELSTVGMVVEKNGEIISTGAGAAALGSPVNCVTWLANTLGQFGIPLKAGEVILSGSLVPLEPVQAGDFMRVEIGGIGSASVRFT, from the coding sequence TTGAACAAGCAACAAATCAACGCATTTGGTGACGAGCTCTACCAGGCCCTGCGGGGACGTCAGGTGGTCGAGCCGCTCACCGATCGCCAACCGGAGATGACCATCGAGGATGCCTACCACGTCTCGCTGCGGTTGCTGGACCGCCGCCTGGAAGATGGCGAACAGGTCATCGGCAAGAAGATTGGCGTCACTTCCAGGGCGGTGCAGAACATGCTGAACGTGCATCAGCCCGATTTCGGCTATCTGACCGACCGCATGGTCTATGGCAATGGCGAGGAGATTCCGATCAGCGAGGAAATGATCCAGCCGCGGGCGGAAGGTGAGATAGCCTTCATTCTGAAGAAGGATCTGGCAGGCCCCGGCGTGACCAACGCTGATGTGCTGGCGGCGACCGAGGCGGTCATGCCCTGTTTCGAGATCGTTGACTCCCGGGTACGCGACTGGAAGATCAGGATTCAGGACACCATTGCAGACAATGCGTCCTGCGGTGTGTTCGTGCTGGGCGACAACATCGTCGATCCACGCAAGCTGGAACTGTCCACCGTCGGTATGGTGGTGGAGAAGAACGGTGAGATCATCTCCACGGGGGCTGGCGCTGCCGCCCTGGGCTCACCGGTGAACTGCGTCACCTGGCTGGCCAACACGCTGGGGCAGTTTGGCATCCCGCTGAAGGCAGGCGAGGTGATTCTCTCCGGCTCCCTGGTACCGCTTGAGCCGGTTCAGGCAGGGGATTTCATGCGTGTCGAGATCGGTGGTATCGGCAGCGCTTCCGTGCGCTTCACCTGA
- a CDS encoding toluene-4-monooxygenase system B family protein encodes MALFPIMSNFERDFVVQLVPVDTEDTMDQVAEKCAYHSLNRRVVPREDKVLRVRKHETGELYPRDMKVADAGLRPTETLDIVYMDS; translated from the coding sequence ATGGCTTTATTTCCAATCATGTCAAATTTTGAGCGTGATTTCGTTGTGCAGTTGGTGCCGGTGGATACTGAGGACACCATGGATCAGGTGGCTGAGAAGTGCGCCTATCACTCCCTCAATCGCCGGGTTGTTCCCCGGGAGGACAAGGTACTCAGGGTGCGAAAGCATGAGACCGGTGAATTGTATCCACGGGATATGAAAGTGGCGGACGCGGGTCTTCGGCCCACGGAGACCCTTGATATCGTTTACATGGACAGCTGA
- a CDS encoding Rieske 2Fe-2S domain-containing protein: protein MAFEKVCTLDDVWEGDMEVFTTSSGVDVLLVGVEGGDVKAFQAMCPHQEIELVDGEFDGKVLTCKAHLWQFDCNTGKGINPSDCEIAEYPVKIQEEDVLVDVEGVEPCKSHS, encoded by the coding sequence ATGGCATTCGAAAAGGTATGTACCCTCGACGACGTATGGGAGGGTGATATGGAGGTCTTCACGACATCAAGTGGTGTGGATGTGTTGCTTGTTGGCGTAGAAGGTGGGGACGTCAAGGCCTTTCAGGCGATGTGTCCCCATCAGGAGATTGAACTCGTGGATGGCGAGTTCGACGGAAAGGTTCTGACCTGCAAGGCGCACCTTTGGCAGTTCGATTGCAATACCGGCAAAGGGATCAACCCTTCGGACTGCGAGATTGCGGAATATCCGGTAAAAATCCAGGAAGAGGACGTGCTCGTGGATGTGGAGGGGGTTGAACCCTGTAAGTCGCACAGCTGA
- a CDS encoding GntR family transcriptional regulator, whose translation MLTSAKKQPTTLTEDAYLRIRNDIVQGRLTAGEKLRIEALRNTYGIGPTPLREALSRLLSDGFVTTEGQRGFSVTPLTAEDLEDVTSMRVLLENRALQNSILKGDDNWEANLVAAFHRLSRIETSEGERDPVEWERRNAEFHQALIGACHSHWLRRFAAILYDQHRRYRHLARARLKGRDLHAEHTAIYEAALKRDVEAACAANERHIQATFDTLRDLISEEDHLAGC comes from the coding sequence ATGCTGACGAGCGCAAAAAAGCAACCCACGACCCTGACGGAAGATGCCTATCTAAGGATCCGGAACGACATTGTTCAAGGACGCCTGACGGCAGGAGAAAAGCTGCGTATTGAAGCACTGAGAAATACCTATGGCATCGGCCCCACCCCGCTACGCGAGGCTCTGAGCCGTCTGCTTTCAGATGGGTTCGTCACTACCGAAGGCCAACGGGGCTTTAGCGTAACCCCGTTGACTGCTGAAGATCTCGAAGACGTCACCAGCATGCGCGTCCTGCTGGAGAATCGCGCCCTGCAGAACAGTATCCTCAAAGGCGACGACAACTGGGAAGCCAACCTGGTGGCCGCCTTCCATCGCCTGTCCAGAATCGAAACCTCGGAAGGCGAGCGGGATCCGGTGGAATGGGAACGCCGCAATGCCGAATTTCATCAAGCCCTCATCGGTGCCTGTCATTCCCATTGGCTGCGGCGCTTCGCCGCAATCCTTTACGATCAGCACCGGCGCTATCGGCACCTGGCGCGTGCCCGACTGAAGGGACGCGACCTGCATGCAGAGCATACGGCGATCTATGAGGCGGCCCTGAAGCGTGATGTGGAGGCTGCCTGTGCCGCCAACGAGCGCCACATCCAGGCCACCTTCGACACCCTGCGCGACCTGATCTCCGAGGAAGATCACTTAGCAGGCTGTTGA
- a CDS encoding 2-hydroxymuconic semialdehyde dehydrogenase: protein MHEVKHFINGEFVGSKSGKTFPNISPATGQQIGVVHEAGREEVDQAVQAAQDALKGEWGYLPVAERMALLHKVADGINARFDEFLEAECLDTGKPGSLARHVDIPRGAANFKIFADLVKNVPTESFMLDTPDGQGALNYAVRQPKGVIAVISPWNLPLLLMTWKVGPALACGNTVVVKPSEETPSTTTLLGEVMNDAGVPKGVFNVVHGFGPNSAGEYLTTNKAIDGITFTGETRTGSAILKATADNITHVSFELGGKNPALIFADCDMEAALEGTLRSAFANCGQVCLGTERVYVERPIFDEFLARLKQGVENMKLGAWDDPTTSMGPLISKEHQQKVLSYYEKAVEEGANVVTGGGMPEMPGDLAGGSWVQPTIWTGLSEDASVVKEEIFGPCCHVAPFDSEEEVIAKANDTDYGLAAAVWTSDLARAHRVAAQVEAGIVWVNSWFLRDLRTPFGGMKASGIGREGGVHSLEFYTELKNVCIKL from the coding sequence ATGCATGAGGTTAAACATTTCATCAACGGCGAGTTCGTCGGCTCCAAATCAGGGAAGACCTTTCCCAACATCAGTCCAGCCACCGGCCAGCAGATTGGGGTGGTGCACGAGGCGGGACGCGAAGAGGTCGATCAGGCGGTGCAGGCAGCCCAGGACGCGCTCAAGGGCGAGTGGGGTTACCTGCCGGTAGCCGAGCGGATGGCGTTGCTGCACAAGGTGGCCGATGGTATCAATGCGCGCTTCGATGAATTTCTGGAGGCGGAGTGCCTGGACACCGGCAAACCCGGCAGTCTGGCACGTCATGTGGACATCCCGCGGGGCGCAGCCAATTTCAAGATCTTTGCCGACCTGGTTAAGAACGTGCCGACCGAGAGCTTCATGCTCGATACCCCGGACGGGCAGGGAGCGCTGAACTATGCGGTGCGCCAACCCAAGGGGGTCATTGCCGTCATCAGTCCCTGGAACCTTCCGCTGCTGTTGATGACCTGGAAAGTCGGCCCTGCGCTGGCTTGCGGCAATACCGTTGTGGTCAAGCCCTCTGAGGAGACTCCTTCGACCACCACGCTGCTGGGTGAGGTGATGAACGATGCGGGCGTGCCCAAGGGCGTGTTCAACGTGGTGCATGGCTTCGGGCCGAATTCGGCGGGTGAATATCTCACCACCAACAAGGCCATCGACGGGATCACCTTCACCGGCGAAACCCGTACCGGTAGCGCCATCCTCAAGGCCACGGCCGACAATATCACCCACGTGTCATTCGAACTCGGCGGCAAGAATCCGGCCCTGATCTTCGCCGACTGCGACATGGAGGCTGCCCTGGAAGGCACACTGCGATCAGCATTCGCCAACTGCGGGCAGGTCTGTCTGGGAACCGAACGCGTCTATGTGGAGCGCCCCATTTTCGATGAATTCCTGGCGCGCCTGAAACAGGGCGTAGAGAACATGAAGCTGGGGGCCTGGGACGACCCGACCACCAGCATGGGGCCGCTGATCAGTAAGGAGCATCAGCAGAAGGTGCTGTCCTATTACGAGAAGGCGGTCGAAGAGGGTGCCAATGTGGTGACCGGCGGTGGCATGCCCGAGATGCCCGGCGACCTGGCCGGTGGTTCCTGGGTGCAGCCGACCATCTGGACCGGGCTGTCCGAGGACGCTTCGGTGGTAAAAGAGGAGATCTTCGGTCCCTGTTGCCATGTCGCGCCCTTCGACAGCGAAGAAGAGGTCATCGCCAAGGCCAACGACACCGACTATGGCCTGGCTGCTGCCGTCTGGACCTCGGATCTGGCGCGGGCCCACCGCGTTGCCGCCCAGGTGGAGGCCGGTATCGTCTGGGTCAACTCCTGGTTCCTGCGGGATCTGCGCACGCCCTTTGGCGGCATGAAGGCTTCCGGCATCGGGCGCGAAGGCGGCGTCCATTCGCTGGAGTTCTATACAGAATTGAAGAATGTCTGCATCAAGCTTTGA
- a CDS encoding alpha/beta fold hydrolase, giving the protein MTTENPEIGREIDAAGIATNYHDVGDGSPVLLIHGSGPGVSAWANWRLTIPALSQRCRVVAPDMVGFGFTERPEGIEYNMESWIRHAIGLLDALDIERASVVGNSFGGALALGLAIHHPERVEKLVLMGSVGVHFELTEGLDKVWGYTPSIGNMKELLDIFAHDRALVTDELAELRYRASIRPGFQESFSAMFPAPRQRWVDAMAFSDEQIQGIDKETLIIHGREDQVIPFENSLRLFSLIEHAELHGFGQCGHWTQIEHGNRFNGLVSGFLCPGD; this is encoded by the coding sequence ATGACCACAGAAAACCCGGAAATCGGCAGGGAGATCGATGCCGCAGGCATTGCAACGAACTATCACGATGTGGGCGATGGCAGCCCGGTTCTGCTGATCCATGGATCGGGACCGGGGGTCAGCGCCTGGGCCAACTGGCGCCTGACCATTCCCGCGCTTTCACAACGATGCCGAGTGGTTGCGCCCGACATGGTCGGTTTCGGGTTTACTGAACGCCCGGAAGGCATCGAATACAACATGGAGTCCTGGATTCGGCATGCCATCGGCCTGCTGGATGCCCTGGATATCGAAAGGGCCTCTGTGGTCGGCAATTCCTTCGGAGGTGCACTGGCGCTTGGCCTGGCCATCCATCATCCGGAACGCGTGGAAAAGCTGGTGCTGATGGGGAGCGTCGGTGTGCATTTCGAGCTCACCGAAGGACTGGACAAGGTCTGGGGTTATACCCCGTCGATCGGGAACATGAAGGAGTTGCTGGATATCTTCGCCCATGACCGCGCGCTGGTAACCGACGAGCTGGCCGAATTGCGTTATCGCGCCAGTATTCGGCCAGGCTTCCAGGAGTCATTTTCCGCCATGTTTCCCGCGCCGCGTCAGCGATGGGTGGACGCCATGGCGTTCTCCGATGAGCAGATTCAGGGTATCGATAAAGAGACCCTGATCATCCACGGACGTGAAGACCAGGTCATTCCCTTCGAAAATTCGCTCAGGCTGTTTTCCCTCATCGAACACGCTGAACTGCACGGCTTCGGCCAATGCGGACACTGGACTCAGATCGAACACGGGAATCGGTTCAATGGTTTGGTTTCCGGGTTTCTTTGTCCGGGTGACTGA
- a CDS encoding SDR family oxidoreductase, protein MTDLLLSAVKPGGLTGRQALVFGASSGLGRASAETLAALGADLVLVARNEARLKTTATELAHRYPVSVTHVAQDITDVGGMAEWLARWKQTDILVTNCGGPPVRPFQQLDLDDWEQAWQSQLRSAVQACRALVPGMAGQGWGRVIMLASITVVHPLQQFGLSNTLRPGLAGLAATLSHEFSGRGVTANAVCPGITLTERMEKLLEQAVAQGREREAVLAEWVRNIPLGRMGRPEEIAAMVGFLASDAGSYITGQTLVVDGGESRGG, encoded by the coding sequence ATGACTGATCTTCTCCTGTCCGCCGTCAAGCCGGGAGGACTCACCGGACGACAAGCACTGGTATTCGGGGCTTCCAGCGGACTGGGACGCGCGAGCGCCGAGACCCTGGCGGCCTTGGGTGCCGATCTGGTGCTGGTGGCACGTAATGAGGCACGACTGAAGACCACGGCGACGGAGCTGGCCCATCGCTATCCGGTATCGGTGACGCACGTTGCCCAGGACATCACCGATGTGGGCGGCATGGCGGAATGGCTGGCGCGTTGGAAGCAGACCGACATCCTGGTGACCAATTGCGGGGGACCGCCGGTTCGTCCCTTCCAACAACTCGACCTGGACGACTGGGAACAGGCGTGGCAGTCGCAGTTGCGCAGCGCCGTGCAGGCCTGCCGGGCACTGGTGCCGGGCATGGCTGGTCAGGGGTGGGGCAGGGTGATCATGCTGGCCTCCATCACCGTAGTGCATCCGTTGCAGCAGTTTGGCCTGTCGAATACCCTTCGTCCGGGCCTTGCCGGCCTTGCCGCTACCCTGAGTCATGAATTCAGTGGTCGGGGTGTGACAGCCAATGCCGTGTGTCCCGGGATTACTCTGACCGAACGCATGGAAAAGCTCCTCGAACAGGCAGTGGCCCAGGGCCGTGAGCGAGAGGCTGTTCTTGCCGAGTGGGTGCGCAACATCCCGCTGGGGCGCATGGGCCGGCCGGAAGAAATTGCTGCCATGGTCGGGTTTCTGGCCTCGGACGCGGGCAGCTACATCACTGGGCAGACTCTGGTGGTCGATGGAGGCGAGTCCCGGGGTGGCTGA
- a CDS encoding aromatic/alkene monooxygenase hydroxylase subunit beta has protein sequence MSDQQPEVLKPLKTWSHLAGNRRRPSEYEIVSTNLHYFTDNPENPWELDPNIHMSEWYRNYCFASPLKHDDWNAFRDPDQLVYRTYNLLQDGQESYVQGLFEQFSDRGHDQMLLPEWADMLVRLYTPARYLFHALQMGSAYLHQMAPASTITNCATYETADHLRWLTHTAYRTRELANAFPNAGFGGKEREMWENDPAWQGFRELMEKALVTWDWAEAFTAINVVAKPAIEEAVLVQLGDIARVEGDTLLGLLTQAQMRDAERHRRWSAALIRMALEKDGNREVLQGWVDKWAPLANSAIDAYCSALPDGEGTAEAARQGAQAAREAMGL, from the coding sequence ATGTCGGACCAACAACCAGAAGTATTGAAGCCGCTGAAGACCTGGTCACACCTGGCCGGGAATCGGCGCCGCCCAAGCGAATACGAGATTGTTTCGACCAATCTGCACTATTTTACGGACAATCCGGAAAATCCCTGGGAGCTGGACCCCAATATCCACATGTCGGAATGGTACCGGAACTATTGTTTCGCCAGCCCCCTCAAGCATGATGACTGGAACGCATTCCGTGACCCGGATCAACTGGTCTATCGCACCTACAATCTGTTGCAGGATGGCCAGGAGTCCTATGTACAAGGGCTGTTCGAGCAATTCAGTGATCGTGGTCATGACCAGATGCTGCTGCCGGAGTGGGCGGATATGCTGGTGCGGCTCTATACGCCGGCACGCTATCTGTTCCATGCCCTGCAGATGGGGTCTGCCTACCTTCACCAGATGGCGCCAGCCAGCACCATCACCAATTGCGCCACCTATGAAACCGCTGATCATCTGAGGTGGTTGACCCATACCGCCTACCGGACCCGCGAACTGGCCAATGCGTTCCCGAATGCCGGGTTTGGCGGAAAAGAACGCGAAATGTGGGAGAACGATCCTGCCTGGCAGGGCTTCCGCGAACTGATGGAGAAAGCGCTGGTCACCTGGGATTGGGCGGAAGCGTTCACCGCGATCAACGTCGTGGCCAAGCCTGCCATCGAGGAAGCGGTACTTGTTCAGTTGGGCGACATTGCCCGTGTGGAAGGAGACACCTTGTTGGGCCTCCTGACCCAGGCGCAAATGCGTGATGCAGAGCGGCATCGCCGCTGGAGCGCGGCCCTGATCAGGATGGCGCTGGAGAAAGACGGTAACCGCGAAGTACTGCAGGGATGGGTCGATAAATGGGCACCGCTGGCGAATTCCGCCATCGATGCCTATTGTAGTGCCTTGCCGGATGGCGAAGGAACTGCCGAAGCGGCCAGGCAGGGCGCCCAGGCCGCCAGAGAAGCCATGGGCCTGTAA
- a CDS encoding ketopantoate reductase family protein, translating into MDSCAKGPIVILGAGGIGCYYGARLLAAGQEVLFVARGAHLAVLQAQGLCLHHPEFDWQGPVQALDLETLTQRWKPQDIAAVLLCVKATATESVARALAEWFDGQGGETMVVSLQNGVDNEPMLVKHLGESAVIGGLAVRIGGHIVAPGRIEATGIAQIVAGPWPGSGGAAERQYGERLAWLIEVLCEAGIPARQVDDIRRELWRKLVINNGVNPLSALTRMDTRTLSHHSCFSGIVLGLMREAAQAAAADGEILSEDDANEMFELIRNFDPIKTSMLVDLEKGRELEVDAISGTVIERADRLGLAVPHSRTVDALLRHQLEEKAVG; encoded by the coding sequence ATGGATTCGTGCGCAAAGGGACCTATCGTCATCCTGGGCGCTGGAGGCATTGGCTGTTATTATGGCGCCCGGTTGCTTGCGGCAGGCCAGGAGGTCTTGTTCGTGGCGCGTGGTGCGCACCTGGCCGTATTGCAGGCGCAGGGGCTGTGCCTGCATCATCCCGAATTCGACTGGCAGGGCCCGGTTCAGGCCCTTGATCTGGAGACGCTGACACAGCGCTGGAAGCCTCAGGATATTGCTGCGGTGCTGCTCTGCGTCAAGGCGACAGCGACTGAATCAGTGGCCAGGGCGCTGGCCGAATGGTTTGACGGGCAGGGGGGCGAAACCATGGTCGTCTCGTTACAAAACGGTGTGGACAACGAGCCGATGCTGGTCAAGCACCTTGGCGAGTCGGCGGTGATCGGGGGACTGGCCGTGCGCATCGGTGGACACATCGTAGCCCCGGGCAGGATCGAGGCCACCGGTATCGCCCAGATCGTGGCGGGGCCCTGGCCTGGCAGCGGTGGTGCCGCGGAAAGGCAGTACGGAGAGCGCCTGGCCTGGCTCATCGAGGTTCTGTGCGAGGCCGGGATACCCGCGCGCCAGGTGGACGATATCCGGCGTGAACTATGGCGCAAGCTGGTAATCAACAATGGCGTGAATCCCCTGTCCGCACTGACGCGGATGGATACCCGTACCCTCAGTCATCATTCCTGTTTCTCAGGCATCGTCCTGGGATTGATGCGAGAGGCCGCCCAGGCGGCAGCAGCCGATGGTGAGATCCTGAGCGAGGATGACGCCAACGAGATGTTCGAGTTGATTCGCAACTTCGATCCGATCAAGACCTCCATGCTGGTGGATCTGGAAAAGGGGCGTGAGCTGGAGGTGGATGCCATCAGTGGAACGGTCATCGAACGGGCCGACCGATTGGGACTGGCGGTCCCCCATAGCCGAACCGTCGATGCCCTGCTGCGGCATCAGTTGGAAGAGAAGGCCGTCGGATGA
- a CDS encoding 2Fe-2S iron-sulfur cluster-binding protein, whose translation MGYKITVDGSDNEFSCDDRDTLLRAALRQGVTIPYECNSGGCGSCKFELVSGEVEDLWPDAPALTPRDKRKGKKLACQCRPVSDAVIKVRLEDHAAPEIRPNRFKVRYLGRRDLTADMAEFRFQSDAPARFLPGQFAMLSLPGIQGDRAYSMSNIPNEAGYWQFIIKRMPEGNASTWLFSELKEGDVLELDAPYGQAYLRPEIERDVVCIAGGSGLSPVMSIVRAATGDSRFADRKIYLFYGGRTPGDICTPELLSEIEPLDAQLICETAISDADAATRESWEGPCCFVHELVEQTLGDRMPEFEYYFCGPAPMTEAVQRMLMIEHKVPFEQIHFDRFF comes from the coding sequence ATGGGTTACAAGATAACGGTCGATGGTAGTGACAACGAATTCTCGTGTGACGATCGGGATACGCTGCTGCGTGCGGCTCTGCGGCAGGGAGTGACGATTCCCTATGAATGCAACTCCGGCGGGTGTGGCAGTTGCAAGTTCGAACTGGTCTCCGGCGAGGTGGAGGATCTGTGGCCGGACGCCCCGGCATTGACGCCCAGGGACAAGCGCAAAGGGAAGAAGCTGGCCTGTCAATGCCGGCCGGTATCCGATGCGGTCATCAAGGTACGTCTCGAGGATCATGCGGCGCCGGAAATACGGCCCAATCGTTTCAAGGTGCGTTATCTGGGACGGCGTGATCTCACGGCCGACATGGCCGAGTTCCGCTTTCAGTCGGATGCGCCCGCGCGTTTTCTGCCGGGTCAGTTTGCGATGCTGTCATTGCCGGGCATCCAGGGGGACCGGGCCTATTCCATGTCGAATATTCCCAATGAGGCGGGATACTGGCAGTTCATCATCAAACGCATGCCGGAAGGAAATGCCTCGACTTGGCTGTTCTCCGAACTGAAAGAGGGTGACGTCCTGGAGCTGGATGCCCCTTATGGCCAGGCCTATCTGCGCCCGGAGATTGAGCGGGACGTCGTCTGTATCGCTGGCGGGTCGGGGCTTTCTCCGGTCATGTCCATCGTGCGGGCCGCGACCGGAGACTCCCGGTTCGCTGATAGAAAGATCTATCTTTTCTATGGGGGACGCACGCCCGGCGATATCTGTACGCCAGAGCTGTTGTCCGAGATCGAACCCCTGGATGCGCAACTGATCTGCGAGACGGCCATTTCCGATGCCGATGCCGCTACCCGCGAATCATGGGAAGGACCCTGTTGCTTCGTACATGAGCTGGTGGAACAGACCCTGGGCGATCGCATGCCCGAGTTCGAATACTACTTCTGTGGGCCGGCGCCCATGACCGAAGCGGTGCAGCGGATGCTCATGATCGAGCACAAGGTGCCGTTCGAACAGATTCACTTTGACCGCTTTTTCTGA
- a CDS encoding acetaldehyde dehydrogenase (acetylating), which translates to MSKVNVALIGSGNIGTDLLYKALRSEVINPVWMVGIDPDSEGLARARKLGLKTTHEGVDGLVPHMKEDNIRICFDATSAYVHAENSRKVQAEGAMMIDLTPAAIGPYCVPPVNLKDHVGKREMNVNMVTCGGQATIPIVAAVSRVQPVEYGEIVATVASKSAGPGTRKNIDEFTQTTAGAVEKVGGARKGKAIIILNPAEPPLIMRDTIHCITEDEPDQQAITDSIHEMVREVQQYVPGYSLKNGPVFDGRRVSVFMEVEGLGDFLPKYAGNLDIMTAAGLRTAEMFAEEILNGTLVLEPVTG; encoded by the coding sequence ATGAGCAAAGTGAATGTGGCCTTGATCGGGTCCGGCAATATCGGCACGGATCTGCTCTACAAGGCGCTGAGAAGTGAAGTGATCAATCCGGTATGGATGGTGGGCATCGATCCGGATTCCGAAGGGCTGGCACGGGCGCGCAAACTGGGTCTGAAGACCACCCACGAAGGCGTGGATGGTCTGGTGCCGCACATGAAAGAGGACAACATCCGGATCTGCTTCGATGCGACCTCCGCCTATGTGCATGCAGAGAACAGCCGTAAGGTACAGGCCGAAGGAGCAATGATGATCGATCTGACCCCCGCGGCCATCGGTCCTTATTGTGTACCGCCGGTAAACCTGAAGGACCACGTCGGCAAGCGTGAGATGAACGTCAACATGGTTACCTGTGGCGGCCAGGCGACGATTCCCATCGTGGCGGCGGTCAGCCGCGTGCAGCCGGTCGAATATGGCGAAATCGTCGCCACCGTGGCGTCGAAGTCGGCAGGCCCCGGCACTCGCAAGAACATCGACGAATTCACCCAGACCACCGCGGGTGCGGTGGAGAAGGTCGGGGGCGCCAGGAAGGGCAAGGCCATCATCATTCTCAACCCGGCCGAGCCGCCGCTGATCATGCGCGACACCATCCACTGTATCACCGAGGACGAACCCGACCAGCAGGCCATCACCGATTCGATTCATGAAATGGTGCGCGAGGTTCAACAATATGTGCCGGGCTACAGCCTGAAGAACGGCCCGGTGTTCGACGGGCGACGCGTGTCGGTCTTCATGGAGGTCGAAGGGTTGGGCGATTTCCTTCCGAAGTATGCCGGCAACCTGGACATCATGACCGCGGCTGGCCTGCGGACCGCCGAGATGTTCGCAGAAGAGATTCTCAATGGCACGCTCGTGCTCGAACCGGTTACTGGCTGA